In Lampris incognitus isolate fLamInc1 chromosome 20, fLamInc1.hap2, whole genome shotgun sequence, one genomic interval encodes:
- the LOC130130566 gene encoding uncharacterized protein LOC130130566 isoform X1, with translation MDVRYRGLVATIKCLSVLTAIECATDCLPAPALSYQWTDAFHVKLNWQRPRTAGSSVSYRISDSAGHTKSTTEQFYDLSVSTEELDSGFWCTLYIESSNCEPSKPSKCTITPPVKLVKNFTCSLYDRDAVNCSWIPEKHSSDLQAFHRFFVDTENKVAEDIPLDCKSLGNNKMGSCTFVTRNLTDTHWILINGTLNGLPVHNTFKRQPNKYVKIPPPEVTIVEDGDHLTVTLKHVDVGPHTESCWDYQVSYSKCNEPEQQASSRVATVTIPYDKRCQYKFKAKAVFKRICGVGGSDFSEYKTHGVNKPSYWLAAVVVIPAILAIFVVLAGCCVKRCKPIIFPAIPDPSVIFKEVMNRNKESPIEHLYVPETEDVESGKIVLVMEDGSTQ, from the exons ATGGACGTCCGGTACCGGGGTCTCGTCGCCACCATAAAGTGCCTCTCCGTGTTGACGGCGATCGAATGTGCGACAG ACTGTCTCCCGGCTCCTGCGCTGTCTTACCAGTGGACCGACGCCTTCCACGTTAAGCTGAACTGGCAGAGGCCGCGGACCGCGGGGAGCTCGGTGAGCTACCGCATCAGCGACTCGGCGGGG CATACGAAGAGCACAACAGAACAGTTTTATGACCTCAGTGTCTCCACAGAGGAGCTAGACTCTGGTTTCTGGTGCACGCTTTACATTGAATCAAGTAACTGTGAGCCTAGCAAACCATCAAAGTGCACCATCACTCCCCCAG TGAAACTGGTGAAGAACTTCACATGTTCCCTCTACGACCGTGATGCCGTTAACTGTTCCTGGATCCCAGAGAAACACTCCTCGGACCTCCAGGCCTTCCACAG GTTCTTTGTGGACACTGAAAATAAAGTTGCTGAAGACATCCCGCTAGACTGCAAGTCCCTTGGCAACAACAAAATGGGGAGCTGTACGTTTGTGACCAGGAACCTCACCGACACTCACTGGATACTGATCAACGGGACGCTCAACGGCCTGCCAGTCCATAACACCTTCAAACGCCAGCCCAACAAATATG TTAAAATCCCGCCGCCCGAAGTGACCATCGTGGAGGACGGGGACCACCTCACAGTGACCCTTAAGCATGTAGACGTAGGGCCACATACGGAGAGTTGCTGGGATTACCAGGTCAGCTACAGTAAATGCAACGAGCCTGAG CAACAAGCGAGCAGTAGAGTCGCCACGGTGACGATACCGTACGACAAGCGGTGCCAGTACAAGTTCAAGGCCAAGGCTGTCTTCAAAAGAATCTGTGGCGTCGGCGGAAGTGACTTCAGTGAATATAAAACTCACG GCGTGAATAAACCCTCTTACTGGCTGGCGGCCGTCGTCGTCATCCCCGCCATTCTGGCCATCTTCGTCGTCCTGGCCGGCTGTTGTGTCAAGAG GTGCAAACCCATTATCTTCCCTGCCATCCCAGATCCCTCTGTGATATTCAAAGAAGTTATGAACAGAAATAAAGAG
- the LOC130130566 gene encoding uncharacterized protein LOC130130566 isoform X2, producing MDVRYRGLVATIKCLSVLTAIECATDCLPAPALSYQWTDAFHVKLNWQRPRTAGSSVSYRISDSAGHTKSTTEQFYDLSVSTEELDSGFWCTLYIESSNCEPSKPSKCTITPPVKLVKNFTCSLYDRDAVNCSWIPEKHSSDLQAFHRFFVDTENKVAEDIPLDCKSLGNNKMGSCTFVTRNLTDTHWILINGTLNGLPVHNTFKRQPNKYVKIPPPEVTIVEDGDHLTVTLKHVDVGPHTESCWDYQVSYSKCNEPEQQASSRVATVTIPYDKRCQYKFKAKAVFKRICGVGGSDFSEYKTHGANPLSSLPSQIPL from the exons ATGGACGTCCGGTACCGGGGTCTCGTCGCCACCATAAAGTGCCTCTCCGTGTTGACGGCGATCGAATGTGCGACAG ACTGTCTCCCGGCTCCTGCGCTGTCTTACCAGTGGACCGACGCCTTCCACGTTAAGCTGAACTGGCAGAGGCCGCGGACCGCGGGGAGCTCGGTGAGCTACCGCATCAGCGACTCGGCGGGG CATACGAAGAGCACAACAGAACAGTTTTATGACCTCAGTGTCTCCACAGAGGAGCTAGACTCTGGTTTCTGGTGCACGCTTTACATTGAATCAAGTAACTGTGAGCCTAGCAAACCATCAAAGTGCACCATCACTCCCCCAG TGAAACTGGTGAAGAACTTCACATGTTCCCTCTACGACCGTGATGCCGTTAACTGTTCCTGGATCCCAGAGAAACACTCCTCGGACCTCCAGGCCTTCCACAG GTTCTTTGTGGACACTGAAAATAAAGTTGCTGAAGACATCCCGCTAGACTGCAAGTCCCTTGGCAACAACAAAATGGGGAGCTGTACGTTTGTGACCAGGAACCTCACCGACACTCACTGGATACTGATCAACGGGACGCTCAACGGCCTGCCAGTCCATAACACCTTCAAACGCCAGCCCAACAAATATG TTAAAATCCCGCCGCCCGAAGTGACCATCGTGGAGGACGGGGACCACCTCACAGTGACCCTTAAGCATGTAGACGTAGGGCCACATACGGAGAGTTGCTGGGATTACCAGGTCAGCTACAGTAAATGCAACGAGCCTGAG CAACAAGCGAGCAGTAGAGTCGCCACGGTGACGATACCGTACGACAAGCGGTGCCAGTACAAGTTCAAGGCCAAGGCTGTCTTCAAAAGAATCTGTGGCGTCGGCGGAAGTGACTTCAGTGAATATAAAACTCACG GTGCAAACCCATTATCTTCCCTGCCATCCCAGATCCCTCTGTGA